ACTAGCCATTGGAGACTCCTTGGCGGTGGAAACCTGGTTTCCACGCGTCCTGCGTGGCCGGAATGCGCGCCTTGCTGATGCAGTGCGGCGCCTGGCGGTGTGGAAACCTGGTTTCCACGGACCAGCCGGGGCTGCGGTGGAAACCTGGTTTCCAGGTGGCGGCTCGGCGGTCGCCCTGCCCTGCCCGGCCGCTGCCGCACTGCGGGCCGCGGCTGGAAACCTGGTTTCCACACAGCACGGCGGCCAGGACCGAAGGATCGTTCATGAGGGTCATTGCGCCTCCGCCTTGTCGGCCCAGCTGCTCACCACGGACTGCTCGACGAGGTCCACGAAAGCGTCGTAGGCGTCGGCGGCACGCTTGTAGGTCTTGGCGGCGCCTTCGTACTTCTGCACGTCGTAGACGGTCGCGAACTCCGCGGCCTTGTTGCTGGTGACGCTGGTCTTCGGGATCTCCACCGGCAGCGTGTATTCGCCGTAGGTCGCCTGGATCCACTGGCGCACCGCCGGCGTGGCCGGGTCGCTGGGATCGACGCGGCTGAGCAGCACATGCAGGAAGTCGAAGGCCTTGCCGGCACGCTCGCCGCTCTGCGCGTCGAGGTTGCCGCCGAGGTCGGCGAGCAGCGACCAGAACTGCGCCGACGAGGCGAAGTCCAGCCCGGAAGGCGGGACCGGCACGATGATGCCGTTGGCCGCCCAGAGTCCGTTGATCGTCACGTAGGACAGCGAGGGCGGGGTATCGATGACGATCACGTCGTAGAGATCGCGCACGCTCTCGAGGCCGGCATTGAGCACGTCCCAGAAGCGCGCGCCGGGCTCCTGCATCTGGCGCGCCGGCAGCGCGAACTCCGCGGAGAAGAGGAAGGGCGCTGCGGCCACGAGGTCGAGGCCGTCCCAGTAAGTGGAGCGGATCGCGTAGCGGATGTCGGACTGGCTGCCGTCGCACAGCGGCGCGATGGTCATGTCCTCGCTGATCTCCGCTTCGGGCAGCAGGCCGTGCAGGGTGGTGAGCGAGCCCTGAGGATCGGTGTCGATCGCGAGCACGCGATGGCCGCGCAGGCTCAAGCCCTGCGCGAGCACCATCGCCGTCGTGGTCTTGGCGACCCCGCCCTTGAAGTTGCCGACGGCGATGGTGAAGGCCTTCTTGCCGGCGGGCCGCATCTTGTCGGCGCGGTAGGTGCGGGTCCAGGTGCGCAGTTCCGTCAGCTCGAAGTTGCGCTTGCCGCCCGCCGGGGTGAGGCGCCCGCTCGGCAGATCGTCCTTGGTGATGCGGTAGGCCACATGGGCCTTGTCCACGCCGCACAGCGCAGCGAGCTGCGCGGTAGAGTAGACGGGCGGAATCTTCCTGGCCTCGGGCGCCAGCAGCCGGCCCCGGATCTGCTCGACCATCGAGCCGGCCCGGGTGGCCAGCGCGGCGATCCGCGGCATGTCGATCCGCGCGCGGGGGGGCGACGCGAGCGGGACGGGGAGGGGGGCCGTGGAAACCTGGTTTCCAGCAGTGGCAGGGGTGGGCGACGCCATAGAAAATTGCCTTGTTAGACGGAATCCGGCCATTCTATGAGAATCCGTCGAATGGACAAGAACCACGAAGAATCGTCGCGCAAAGCACCACGCGATTGTGAGAGTCCTTGGGGACCAAGGTGAGAAGGATTGGGATTTCTGGGCGCGCGAGGTGCCGAAGCGCCACTTGGACAGGCCGGCAGGGGCGCGCGACGGCGTGCAACCGGGCCCGCCGGGGGGTGCGGGCGCGCTGCCGGCCGCCCAGCCGTGCCGTGGAAGCGCCGCGCCCCTTATCCACTCACGTCAATTCCCCTCCGTTCGCACATAAAGCGCGCTGGAATCCCCTTCGTTCTCACATTCGATCCCAAAGCTTCTCACACACATTCCCACCGCCGCTCACAGTTCCAGCGCCAAGTACCTGCCACCATTGAAGAAACCTGACCGTCAATTCTTCAATCTCCCAAGTGTTTCTCTTCAATGACTCAAGACGACCCCGCGTGAATCTGTGAATTGACCGTTTCACAAATCCGCTGCATGATGTGAAGCCACAGATCTCCCGAAAGTACCCATGGAAGAGGGCGAAGCTCCGCGACCGCCGCCCAAGCCGCCCGCCGTCTCGGACGAGCAGAGCGTCGCGAAGGCCAACGAGGCCATCGCCATCCGTCCGAAGCGCGGCCGCCTCACGCTGCTGTCGCGGCGCATCTACAACGCGCTGCTCTACCACTCGCAGAAGCAGGGCGTCGACGAGCCGGTCTACAAGCTCGCGCTGAGCGAACTCATCGGCGACGCACGCTTCAATTCGAACAACACCGAGCTGCTCAAGTCCCACCTGCGCGATATGCAGGCCACCACCATCGAATGGTCGACCAGCGGTGCGGGGCTGAAGCGCTGGGTGTCGTCCCAGCTGCTCGGCACGGTGTCGATCGAGGAGCAGGGCAGGGGACGGCCGTGCACCATCACCTGGCGCTATCCGGAGGAGATCCGCGAGCGCCTGGTCAAGCCGCACCAGTACACGCGCGTGCTGCTCGAGATCAGCGCCCAGATGCGCAGCTACCCGGCCGCCGTGCTGTACGAGATCGGCGCGCGCTACCTCACGTCGCCGAGCCGCCTGTCGATGCGCGAGGACGTGCTCTGGTGGGCCGCGGTGCTCACCGGCCGCAGCGACATCACCGAGGTCGACTACCGCTTCCTCAAGCGCGACGTGATCAGCAAGGCCCTGGCCGAGATCGAGGCGCTGTGCGAGGACTTCAGCCTCGAGCTGATCGAGCACAAGCGCGGCCGGCGCATCGAGGAGATCCAGTTCCGGGTGGTGCCGAAGATGCAGCAGCGCCTTGGCGCGGCCGACGACCCGAGCCGCAACGTGTTCGACCTCGAGCTGGTGGCCAAGCTCGTCGCGCTCGGCCTCAAGCAGGAGGAAGCGCAGGATCTGTACGCGACCACCGACGAAGGGCAGCTGCGCGCCACGCTCGACCACGTGGAGCAGCGGCTGCGCAGCCAGGCGCTGCCGTCGCTGAAGTCGCCGGCGGCGTATTTCAAGGACGCGCTCAAGAAGGGCTATGCGGGAGTCAAGGGCGCGCCCGAGCCGGCCGAGGCCGGCAGCGGCCTGCCGTCACCCGCGGGCGGGCGGCCCGCCCCGGCGCTCGACAGCCAGGACCGCATGCACCGCATCCGCGAGCTCTGGGACAACGACCGGATGCAGAAGGCGAGGGCGCTCTACCAGGAGATGCCCGAGGCCATGCAGGCCGAGATGCGCGCGCGCTTCGAGGCCGAGCGGCTGCCGGCGATCGCGGCGCCTATCGCACGCGCCTGGCGCCGCGACGGGCCCGCGAGCCGCATCGCGGCCACCACCTTCCACCGCTGGCTGGCCCAGGCCACCTGGCCCGAGGAGCCCTCCGACCGCGTGCTGCTGGACTTCGCGCTGGCCCAGGGCGTGGCGGGGATGTAGCGCTTCGCCGCCGTCCCGGCGGCGAAAGGTGAGTGCTTGCTCTTCTAGAGGGCCAGGACAGCAGCCACGCCCTCAGGCGTAGGCAGCCTGCGGACCGCCGAGCTGGAAGACGCGCACCACCTGCGACAGGCTGCCGGCCTGTTCCTGCAGCGAAGCCGCCGCGGCGGCCGCCTGCTCGACCAGCGCCGCGTTCTGCTGCGTGACCTGGTCCATCTGCGTGATCGCCTGGTTGATCTGCTCGATGCCCGTGGTCTGCTCCTGGGTGGCGGCGGTGATCTCGCCCATGATGTCGGTCACGCGCTGGACGCTGGTCACGATCTCCTCCATCGTCCGGCCCGCTTCGGCCACCTGCTGGCTGCCGGCCTCCACGTTGCCCACGGAATCGTCGATCAGGGCCTTGATCTCCTTGGCGGCCGCGGCCGAGCGCTGCGCCAGGCTGCGGACCTCCGAGGCCACCACGGCGAAGCCGCGCCCCTGCTCCCCCGCGCGTGCCGCTTCCACGGCCGCGTTCAGCGCCAGGATGTTGGTCTGGAAGGCGATGCCGTCGATCACGCCGATGATGTCGACGATCTTGCGCGACGAGGCATTGATCGAATCCATCGTGCCGACCACCTTGTTCACCACGCTGCCGCCGCGCAGCGCCACTTCCGAGGCCGAGACCGCCAGCTGGTTCGCCTGCCGCGCGTTGTCGGCGTTCTGCTTGACGGTCGAGGTCAGCTCCTCCATCGAGGCGGCCGTCTGTTCCAGCGAGCTGGCCTGCTGCTCGGTGCGCGAGGAGAGGTCCTGGTTGCCCGAGGCGATCTGGCTCGACGCGGTCGCGATGGTGTCGGTGCCGTTGCGCACCTCGCCCACCACCTTGTGCAGGCTGTCGTTCATCGTCTTCAGCGCGGCGAGCAGCTGGCCGACCTCGTCGCGAGAGTCTGCGCTCACTTGTGCGCTCAGGTCGCCCGCCGCGACCTTCTGTGCCAGCGCGACCGCGTCGCGCATCGGATGCACGATGCCGACCGTGAGCCGCCACGCGAACAGCGCGCCGAGCAGCACCGCCACGGCCGACAGCACGACCAGCATCAGCCGCGCGCTGCGGTGGTTCTGCTGGATCTCCTGCGCCATCACGTCGATCCGTGCACGCTGCGCCTCGGCGATCTGCTGCACCGCATCCTTGTAGACGACGAGGGCCGCCTGGTACTGCGTGTCGGCGAGCTTGTTGGCGGCGGCCGGGTCGCCGGCCGCCTTGAGCTTGTTGATGGTCCCGAGGTGCTCGAGCACCAGCTTGCGCGCGTCGGCGACCGCCTGGAACAGCTTGCGCTCCTCGGGCTGGGTGAGCAGCTTGTCCATCTGCTGCTGCACCGGGTTGATCGAGGCCACGCCCTCGCCGAGGTGCTTCTTGAAATAGGCCTCGTTCTCGGGATCGGTGGCCTTGGCCAGGCCGAAGGAATGGACGATGCTGGGCCCGAGCAGGTTGGCCCACTTGTTGGCCAGGCGCTCCTTGACCAGCGCCTCCTCGACCATGGCGGAGGTCGACGCCGCCACCGCGTTGAGCCGCAGGATGCCGATGCCGGCAATGAAGGCCATGAGCAGCAGCATGGCCGCGAAACCGCCGCCGAGGCGGACACCGATCTTGAGATTCCGAAGATTCATCGCTTTGCTTTCAGGAAAGAAGACGCATGGACAGGGGCCCGCAGGGGGCGGGCGTCGCGCGGCCAGGCAACGCAAGGTGCGACATCCGGATATCGGCAGCCGGAACCGAAAACTGAAGTCCTCATCTGCGGATGCCCCGTGCCGCCGTCTCCGGCCGGTGCGCCGGCGTGGCAGGGGCCGGGCAGCGTTCTGCCGTACCATCGCTCGGCGGAGTCCCCCGCGGGCCGCCGACGAGAGCAAAGTCGCGGCCGATCCCGAACCGTCCCATGCCGCTCACCAACCCCCAGGCCCTTCTGGCACGGCTCTCCCGGAGGCAGCGGCGGCTCGCCGGCCTGCTCGTCGCGGCCGATCTGGCGGTGGCGCTGCTGCTGTGGGGGCTGGTCCATTCCGCCCTCGAGTCCTCCAAGCGCTCCTACCACGACCAGGCGCGCACGACCGCCGAAGGCCTGGCGGGCGTGGCGCAGGCGAACATCGGCAGCGAACTGAACCTGGCGGACGCCGTCCTTCGCACCACCGTCGAGGAATTGCAGCGCCTGCAGGCCTCGGGTGCCATGTCGGACGACCTGATCCGCGACCTCCTCGCGCGGCGCCAGAGGCTCATGAAGGGCGCCGAGGCATTCCGCCTGACGGATGCGCGCGGCATGGTGCGCTGGAGCGCGGCCCAGGCGCCGGACGACGCCCTCGACGTCTCCGACCGTGAATACTTCCAGCGTGCCCGCGAGGGCGACCGGAGCGCGTCGGTCACGGCCGGCCCCTTGCGATCGAGGGAGACCGGCAACTGGGTGATGGTGTTCGCGCGGCCGGTCTGGTTCGACGACCAGTTCGGCGGGGTGCTCTACGTGTCCATCCTCGCCGACCGGTTCCAGCAGCTGTTCAGCGGCTACGGCTCCGAGGCGCGCGACGCGATCACGCTGCGCCGCGATGACCTGCGTCTCGTCGCGCGCCATGCGCCCGGCAGTGCCGTACAGGGCGAGGTGGGCGGCGTCGAGGTGTCGAACGAGCTCAGGCAGATGGTGCGCAGCCGCCCGCAGAAGGGTGCCTTCGAGTCGCGCGTCGCGCTGGACGGCGAACTTCGCACGACGGCCTACCGGGCGATCGAGGGATGGCCGTTCACGGTCTATGCGGGCATCAGCCATGGCCGCTTCCTGCAGGCCTGGACGCGGCAGGCCTGGACGGTCTCGCTGCTGGCGGTGCTGTCCTGGTTGCTGGTCGCGGTGGCCACATGGCTGGTGTACCGCGCGAGCCTGCGCCAGACGCAGATCGCGCACGAGCTCGTCGACCAGAGCAAGCGCACCCAGACGCTGCTGCGCATCGCCGGCGACGGCATCCACATCGTCAACCACGAGGGCCGGCTGATCGAGATGAGCGACTCGTTCGCCGAGATGCTCGGCTGGTCGCGCCAGGAGCTGCTGGGCCGGCACGTCTCCACCTGGGATGCCAACCAGGACGAGGCGCGCATCGCCGCCTGGCTGCGGGGCCTGAAGGACGGCAGCCGGCAGCGCGTCGAGGTCCAGCATCGCCGCCGCGACGGCAGCATCATCGACGTCGAACTGCAGATGCGCGCCTCCCTGATCGGCGGCGCACTGCTGGTGTTTTCCTCCGGCAGGGACGTCACCCACGTCAAGCGCCTGCTGCGTGAGCAGAACGCGATGCTCGAGAGCGACCTCGTCGGCATGGCGAAGATCGAGAACCGGACCTTCGCATGGCGCAACGCGGCGTTCGAGCGGCTGTTCGGCTATGAAACCGGCGAGCTGGCCGGCCAGCCGGTCGCCGTCCTTCACGACAGCGAACACGCGCAGGAGGACCTCTGCGGCCGGATCGATGCGCTCCCCGAGGGCCGGCAGTTCCGGACGCAGGCGCTCATGCGCAGGAAGGACGGCGAACCCTTGTGGGTCGACCTCGGTGCGGTGCGGCTGTCCGCCGCGCAGTCGCTGGTGCTGGCGATCGACATCACCGCGGCCAAGGCGGCGCACGAACGGCTGACGCACGCGGCGTTCCATGACGCGCTGACCGGATTGCCCAATCGCCTCCTGCTGGCCGACCGCCTCGACCGCGCCCTGGCCGGCGCGCGGCGCGATCGGACGCAGGTGGCTGTGTGCTACCTCGACATGGACGGCTTCAAGCGCATCAACGACACCTACGGCCACGAGGCGGGCGACAAGGCACTGAAGGTGGTGGCCGACCGGCTGCTGACCAACCTGCGACCCGGCGACACCGCGGCCCGCATCGGCGGCGACGAGTTCGTGCTCGTACTGACCTCCTGGGCCGGCGACGAATGGCGCCAGGTGGTGGAACGCGTGCTCCGCGCACTGGAGCGCCCGGCCGAACTTTCCGACCATGTCGCGGTCCGTCTCGGCGCCACCGTCGGGGTCGTGCTCGCCACGCCTGAGGACGAGGCTGCCCAGCTGCTCGATCGCGCCGACCAGGCGATGCTCAAAGGCAAGCGGACGCGCAAGGGCGAGGCGTTCCTCGCCTGAGCTCAGACGCTCAGCTTGCGGTGCTCGGCCATGTCGGTCGGCGGTTCGCCCGTGACCGCGGCCTTGGCCATCTTGTAGAGCTGCACCATCTTGCTGTGGTCCACGTCCCAGTACTCGGCCTCGAGCACCCGCACGGCGAGCAGCCCCAGGTTCGGATCCGTCGGCCCGGCCGGGAACCAGGCCTTGGCGGCCGTGTTGAAGAGCGCCTCCTTGCGGACCTGGTCGTCGTCGAGCCGGGCCTCGCCGGAGATCGACACGTAGCTGTCCGCATCGGTGTTGGCATAGGCCAGGTTCACCACCGGATCGCCCGCGACATGGCGCGCGATGTCGCCGTCCTTCGGCACGAAGAAGTACAGCGTCGCGACCGTCTCGACCTCGCGGTTCTGCGTCGTCAGCGGGTGGCTGTGCAGCTGGCCGTCGGCATGGCGGTGCGTGAGCATGCCGTAGCGCGTGTCCTTGATCAGCTCCCAGAGCTTGCGGTGCTCGGCGGTGGTGGCGGCGGTCGTCGGTGTGGGCATGGGGTCACTCCTGATGTCTGGGGAATGAACCGACCCTAAGCGTGCGCACGCGGCGGATTTGAGGACAGACGGCGCACGGCCGTGTGGTCTTGCGCCGACAGGCCGTGCGGTGTTCAGCGATCGCCGCCGGCGCCTTCGGCTCAGCCGCGCGTGAACTTCAGATGGACCACGCCCGGTGCCGGCGTCGCCTTCGCCAGCGTGAGGCCGCGCAGGGCATCGGCATGGTCGAACAGGCGTTCGCCGGCGCCGAGCAGCACGGGCGCCAGATGAAGCTGCATCTCGTCGACCAGGCCGGCGCGCAGGTACTGCCGCGCGGCCTGCGCGCCGCCGGCCAGCGCCACGTCCTTGCCGTCGGCGGCGCGCCGGGCCTGGGCGAGCGCATGCTCGATGCCTTCCGTGACGAAGACGAAGCGCGTGCCGCCTTCCATCACCAGCGGTTCGCGCGCGTGATGCGTGAGCACGAACACCGGATGGTGGAACGGCGGATTCGAACCCCACCAGCCATTCCAGGGCGAGGCCGTATTCCACGGGCCCGGGCCGCCGCCGAACATGTTGCGGCCCATGATGGTCGCGCCGATGTGGCTCAGCTCTTCCTCCATCACCGGCGTGCTCTCGTTCACCACGCCGCCCTCGAGGCCATGCGGGCGCCGCCACGCCTCGAGCGGAAACACCCACTCGTGCAGCCGTTCGCCGCCGACGCCGAGCGGTTGCTCGAGACTCTGGTCGGGGCCTGCGACGAAGCCGTCGAGCGACATCGAGATCCTGAAACGAAGCTTGGACATGCGGTCTCCTTCGCGGACAAAGGCGGCCAGTCTACGGACAGCAGTCGGGTGCGGCAATGACCAGATGCGGTTGCGCCTGTCAGGCACGGAGAGAGCGGCGTCTCAGCGATCGTTCCGCGGCCGCGCAAGCGCGGCGAGCTTCCGCCTCGCGCTCTGCAGCAGACCCACGCGTTCGCCGGCGAGCCGCGCCTTGGTGTCGCCGGTCGCGATGATCTCGAAGGCGGCAGGGGAGGCGAGCTTCGCGATCAGCGCATCGCCCGGCGCCGGCCGCTCGAGCCGCGCGTGCGGGATCACGTGCACCTGCAGATGCCGCAGCAGCGTCTTCGACAGCTTGCGGCAGGCGGCCGCCATGGCCGCCGCGTCGGGCGTCGACGCGCCGTGCACCACGAGCAGTTCGATGATGTGGTCCTCGTCCTCGCCCAGGATGAAGGCGCGCACTACCGAATCCTTGAACTTCGAACGCAGCATCGCGCGGATCGGCTCGCCCGCGGCGAAGGACTTGAGCGCGATGCTGCGCAGCTCGCGGTAGAAGACGAAGTCGCGGTTTGCGCTCACCGTCGCAGGCTGGTCCGCCGCGGCCTTCAGCCGCGTGAGCATGCCGCTCGCGATGAGGTGCTCGAGCGTGCCCTCGACCTCGTCGGGCGTCAGCTTGGTCTGCCGTACCAGTTCATCGG
This region of Variovorax sp. TBS-050B genomic DNA includes:
- a CDS encoding AAA family ATPase, with protein sequence MPRIAALATRAGSMVEQIRGRLLAPEARKIPPVYSTAQLAALCGVDKAHVAYRITKDDLPSGRLTPAGGKRNFELTELRTWTRTYRADKMRPAGKKAFTIAVGNFKGGVAKTTTAMVLAQGLSLRGHRVLAIDTDPQGSLTTLHGLLPEAEISEDMTIAPLCDGSQSDIRYAIRSTYWDGLDLVAAAPFLFSAEFALPARQMQEPGARFWDVLNAGLESVRDLYDVIVIDTPPSLSYVTINGLWAANGIIVPVPPSGLDFASSAQFWSLLADLGGNLDAQSGERAGKAFDFLHVLLSRVDPSDPATPAVRQWIQATYGEYTLPVEIPKTSVTSNKAAEFATVYDVQKYEGAAKTYKRAADAYDAFVDLVEQSVVSSWADKAEAQ
- a CDS encoding replication initiation protein, which codes for MEEGEAPRPPPKPPAVSDEQSVAKANEAIAIRPKRGRLTLLSRRIYNALLYHSQKQGVDEPVYKLALSELIGDARFNSNNTELLKSHLRDMQATTIEWSTSGAGLKRWVSSQLLGTVSIEEQGRGRPCTITWRYPEEIRERLVKPHQYTRVLLEISAQMRSYPAAVLYEIGARYLTSPSRLSMREDVLWWAAVLTGRSDITEVDYRFLKRDVISKALAEIEALCEDFSLELIEHKRGRRIEEIQFRVVPKMQQRLGAADDPSRNVFDLELVAKLVALGLKQEEAQDLYATTDEGQLRATLDHVEQRLRSQALPSLKSPAAYFKDALKKGYAGVKGAPEPAEAGSGLPSPAGGRPAPALDSQDRMHRIRELWDNDRMQKARALYQEMPEAMQAEMRARFEAERLPAIAAPIARAWRRDGPASRIAATTFHRWLAQATWPEEPSDRVLLDFALAQGVAGM
- a CDS encoding methyl-accepting chemotaxis protein, whose amino-acid sequence is MNLRNLKIGVRLGGGFAAMLLLMAFIAGIGILRLNAVAASTSAMVEEALVKERLANKWANLLGPSIVHSFGLAKATDPENEAYFKKHLGEGVASINPVQQQMDKLLTQPEERKLFQAVADARKLVLEHLGTINKLKAAGDPAAANKLADTQYQAALVVYKDAVQQIAEAQRARIDVMAQEIQQNHRSARLMLVVLSAVAVLLGALFAWRLTVGIVHPMRDAVALAQKVAAGDLSAQVSADSRDEVGQLLAALKTMNDSLHKVVGEVRNGTDTIATASSQIASGNQDLSSRTEQQASSLEQTAASMEELTSTVKQNADNARQANQLAVSASEVALRGGSVVNKVVGTMDSINASSRKIVDIIGVIDGIAFQTNILALNAAVEAARAGEQGRGFAVVASEVRSLAQRSAAAAKEIKALIDDSVGNVEAGSQQVAEAGRTMEEIVTSVQRVTDIMGEITAATQEQTTGIEQINQAITQMDQVTQQNAALVEQAAAAAASLQEQAGSLSQVVRVFQLGGPQAAYA
- a CDS encoding diguanylate cyclase; the encoded protein is MPLTNPQALLARLSRRQRRLAGLLVAADLAVALLLWGLVHSALESSKRSYHDQARTTAEGLAGVAQANIGSELNLADAVLRTTVEELQRLQASGAMSDDLIRDLLARRQRLMKGAEAFRLTDARGMVRWSAAQAPDDALDVSDREYFQRAREGDRSASVTAGPLRSRETGNWVMVFARPVWFDDQFGGVLYVSILADRFQQLFSGYGSEARDAITLRRDDLRLVARHAPGSAVQGEVGGVEVSNELRQMVRSRPQKGAFESRVALDGELRTTAYRAIEGWPFTVYAGISHGRFLQAWTRQAWTVSLLAVLSWLLVAVATWLVYRASLRQTQIAHELVDQSKRTQTLLRIAGDGIHIVNHEGRLIEMSDSFAEMLGWSRQELLGRHVSTWDANQDEARIAAWLRGLKDGSRQRVEVQHRRRDGSIIDVELQMRASLIGGALLVFSSGRDVTHVKRLLREQNAMLESDLVGMAKIENRTFAWRNAAFERLFGYETGELAGQPVAVLHDSEHAQEDLCGRIDALPEGRQFRTQALMRRKDGEPLWVDLGAVRLSAAQSLVLAIDITAAKAAHERLTHAAFHDALTGLPNRLLLADRLDRALAGARRDRTQVAVCYLDMDGFKRINDTYGHEAGDKALKVVADRLLTNLRPGDTAARIGGDEFVLVLTSWAGDEWRQVVERVLRALERPAELSDHVAVRLGATVGVVLATPEDEAAQLLDRADQAMLKGKRTRKGEAFLA
- a CDS encoding pyridoxamine 5'-phosphate oxidase family protein, which encodes MPTPTTAATTAEHRKLWELIKDTRYGMLTHRHADGQLHSHPLTTQNREVETVATLYFFVPKDGDIARHVAGDPVVNLAYANTDADSYVSISGEARLDDDQVRKEALFNTAAKAWFPAGPTDPNLGLLAVRVLEAEYWDVDHSKMVQLYKMAKAAVTGEPPTDMAEHRKLSV
- a CDS encoding dihydrofolate reductase family protein: MSKLRFRISMSLDGFVAGPDQSLEQPLGVGGERLHEWVFPLEAWRRPHGLEGGVVNESTPVMEEELSHIGATIMGRNMFGGGPGPWNTASPWNGWWGSNPPFHHPVFVLTHHAREPLVMEGGTRFVFVTEGIEHALAQARRAADGKDVALAGGAQAARQYLRAGLVDEMQLHLAPVLLGAGERLFDHADALRGLTLAKATPAPGVVHLKFTRG